From Sporosarcina sp. Marseille-Q4943, the proteins below share one genomic window:
- the folK gene encoding 2-amino-4-hydroxy-6-hydroxymethyldihydropteridine diphosphokinase — protein sequence MNISYISIGSNIGDRLHHLKEAVRALHSHGQIKATKVSSIYETAPVGYTEQADFLNLVVRVETSLDPHELLAACQNVENSLGRVRDIRWGPRTVDLDILLFNNDNIEAENLIVPHPRMGERAFVLVPLLEIAPTIGHPVTGIPFAVTDDDGVVLWKKPEGVEQLLFGE from the coding sequence CAATATCGGAGATAGACTGCATCATCTTAAAGAGGCGGTCCGTGCACTTCATTCCCACGGACAAATCAAAGCGACGAAAGTGTCTTCCATCTATGAAACGGCACCTGTCGGTTATACGGAACAGGCGGACTTCCTGAATTTGGTCGTTCGTGTGGAGACATCGTTAGATCCGCATGAGTTATTGGCGGCATGTCAAAATGTGGAGAACAGCTTGGGCCGTGTACGTGATATTAGATGGGGTCCGCGGACTGTAGACCTTGACATTTTGCTGTTTAATAACGACAATATTGAAGCGGAGAATTTAATCGTGCCGCACCCGAGAATGGGTGAACGGGCATTTGTTCTCGTACCTTTGTTGGAAATCGCGCCTACAATCGGACACCCTGTAACGGGAATCCCATTTGCAGTTACGGATGACGACGGCGTTGTGCTTTGGAAGAAACCTGAGGGAGTCGAGCAGTTGTTGTTTGGCGAATGA